The genome window CAAGGTCTTCATGTGGCTGTGAAACCCCACAGCTTGGACAATCGTTTTGTAGTGCTTCCTTCCTCATCAGTCCGGAGATAAagcgagggagagaagagaatcgagagaggtagagagagaggtgatagatatccacatctctccctccatattGTACGTGTGGAACCGAGCCATCTCCATTCTGCTGATTGGGGGCATGTTGCTGGGCTTCAGGAAAAGGAAAACACCTCTCTTTAACTGTGCTCAATTACAGTGCTCATTACTGCAGTCATGCATGCTGCACTGGAGGTCAGAAGGGCTTCTTGGGAAAGCCAGGGGCTGATCCCCTCACCCACGGCATATGGAAGTCTGAGCCAGGAGATGTTATCTGGTTTACCATAATGGTCTATGCACATGTGAGTGGAGAAAAGGCAGGAATTTGCCTAATGGAGGGCTTTTTCTTGATTGTAGAGGGCTGCATATGTCTGTCAAGACTGGGCCTGTTTACATTCAGACAACTTGCAGAGGAGGGAAGCACTAGGAGCACTAGAGGAATTAAACAACTTCAAAGATGATGAATGTTTTTATGAATCACCAAGCAAAACAAAATGCACCCAACACACTGTGCCGTGATGTTTCTGGCCCCCTTCCTGTTTTCAACCAATGAATCCTGGTTGGCATTCGCCTGAACGGTCATAAGCACTGTGGGCTCGAGTCCTGCATGATCGCTAATaacagagaggaagacagatttGCGGTGAGCAAATCCACAGGTGACACCAACTATCTTTACTGTGGAAAATGCtggtttttaaaacattttagatCTTTCCAAGAGCCAGCCTTAAGGACTATATTCCCAGAACTCGGAGCATCAGTGCTACCTCAGTGTGAATTAGGGCAGCTTTCTTTGTTTACCGTTTATTTTCAGTGATGGACTGTCTACCTTTAATGAGTCTTATCTGAGAGCTTTGTCTAATGGCAAGAGAAGCACACCCTCACACTTATAATTTTTCAAAGCAGGTCTTCCATTTGTACCCAAAATGAGGAAATAGCATCTAAATGTTTGCTTTCATCTTAGCTGCCTTTCATTTCCTAATATAGTCCTTCAGTGAATTAACACAACAACTACCGATACCCATTATGTAACCACTATGTTTAGGCTACCTCATACTTATAGTGCAAAAACAACAGCTACATTTATCCATGATACTGTACATTGAATTCATATATTCCCATACAACTAAAAACAAATGAGCTAAGTAGAACAATTTGATTACATTACATCTTTCATGCAACTATTCCTTTCACAatgcaatggtgtgtgtgtgtgtgtgtttgtatgtgtgtgtgtgtgtgtgtgtgtgtgtgtgtgtgtgtgtgtgtgtgtgtgtgtgtgtgtgtgtgtgggttgttgcATATCTAAATTGGCCCTCTCAAAGAATTAAATGCCTTGAATGCTCAGCCCTGCAACTCCATTAGCCAAAGTATATGACGCTTCACACACAGCAAAGCCCACCTGTGTTAATTAGCTCTGATTGGAGAGTGTGTTTGGGCTTGTTTTGAGTGCTCCAACTGTGAACATTGGCCAAATGTCAGTCTAGACAGAGAGCATACTCTGAAGGGTTGAATATGATTATGGGTGAATGCAATAGAGGGATTGAGATCGCTTACGGTAATCTTTAAGCTCTAGGGGTGCCGTTACAACTGTGTTCACCAAAGGAAATATCTGTTATGGCAGGAGCCTTTTGACATATTTCAGcatggagaaaaaaagaggggtgGTGATTATGAAAATACTTTTACAGGCATATACACTTGTTGTGCTCATTATAGACACCTGAATATAATGTTATAATGTTGAATTAATTTGGGCCGATATTAGATTTTAGTGCTATTTTAAGAAGCCATCATACTGTAGATCAAAAAGCACATGCTCTCACTCAATGACAGTGATGAATACCAAGAGCCTTAGATTTCAGCAGCGTTGGTGTTTAAGTCAGGCTGGGGTTTAGGGTTATCATTAGTCAGTTAAGAGTTAGTTTAGAATAGTTATGATTAAACATTTAAACTTTGTTGAATATTTGATAAGAAGCTactgacatttttgtcacaaGATACATTTTGTTTAACACGTTTGTTTGATTGATTTTAGATGGAATTTCATATCTTATACTGATcttgcatactgtaactaacAACTAAAAGCTAATCTACTTTATATGTAAATGTCTGAGGAAATggtgttttatttttgtgttattttgacCAGGGGTGGAAATGTTGATGATGTTATAAAATTATACATCAAGGTGTAGGCTTACTTCTTCATGCATTTACATGTGAGAGATTAGACCTCGTTAGCCCTACATCTGCATGACATTTAGCCATCAACCAATGTCACCTCATGATGCTTCTATAGCTAGTTGTGTGAAGCACAACATTgccttgtttatgtttatgtcctTTGCTTCATGCTGGTGATTTACACTATAGGGCAACTTTGCACTGGATTGTGTATGCAAAGCACAAGTATGATGGATGAAGAAATGTAAAATAATCAGAATCCATACCTACCAAATAGCATCTGTATTCACatattcattctatcacttttAATATGAACCACACATTAAATATGCCATTCCTGGATCATCATCAATTTCTCCCAGTAAATGTGATTGCGCAGTAGTCCATTATTGGTCAGTGCAGTGTCCTGTACTGCACATTTATTAACAATCACTACAGTTGACAACTATTAAACCAGTTAAATTATAGTACTGTGATAGCTGGCATTATATTTTACCAGTCAGATTTCAGTGATGAGAAAGGCTTTTTAAACCTGTTGTAGAAAGCTATACTGTATAAACTAGGTTGGAAATAACACAGAACATTTTACACATGCTTGCACCAAGAGTAAAATCAATCATTAGCCTATTTGCATTTTTAGTTTATTGTCACACCATACTACATTTTAGCAACAGTTATCTTTAAATCGAGGAACCCTAAATGAAAGAATATGATGCATCTGTCATGGCTTGCATGAGCTCACGTGTTTGAAACTTCAGATCAGATCAGAAAATCAGGATGAAAACTTACCAACGGGTAAAACGAAGAAGAATGGCAGCCAACAGAGGATGAACATCCCAACCACAATGGCCAGAGTTTTAGCAGCCTTTTTCTCCCTGGAAAACTTCATCAACCGCACGGAAAGTGAACTTCGGAACGGGTGGTTTTTACCCTTTGCGCTCGTGACAGGGTCCTCCGGCACACTCCGACAGTGTATTCGTAAGACCACTTCCATCGATTTATTTCTTTCCCGTTTTACGCCCGCTTCCAAACTTTTGGTTGTCCTGCGGGCTACTATATACACCCTGAAATACATGACCAGGATGACCATGAGCGGGAGGTAGAACGAAAACAAAGAGGAAAAGATGGCATAGCCCGGCTCCTCAGTAATTTTGCAGATGCTCTCGTCCAAAGGTGGCGGTTCCTTCCATCCCAGGAGTGGACCGATCGAAATGACCATAGATGACACCCATACCACTATTAGTATCACTCCAGCTTTTCTCTCTGTCATAATGGTCGGATACTTCAGACAGTGCTTCACACCAATGTATCGATCTATAGAAATGATGCAAAGGCTTAAAATGGATGCGGTGCAGCACAACACGTCCACGGCTGCCCAGATGTTGCAGAAAACCCGGCCGAAGACCCAGCATCCCAGGATCTCCAAGGATGCAGAGAAAGGCAACACAATAATGCTGAGGAGTAAGTCCGCAATGGCTAAGTTTACTATGAAGAAGTTTGTGACAGTCTGCAAGTGTCTATTGCAAAGAACTGAAAGAATGACCAATATGTTTCCAATAATTGCCACCAAAATGAATACTGCCAGAAAGACACCAACACCGATAACATCCAGGGTAACGTTCTCCAGGGTAACGTTCTTACAGGTACTGTTGCTGGTGTTATTATAGAAGTGGTCCAAAATGGTTGTGTTGCCCGCTTCCACTGAGTAAATTTCTTCATTGCTGGCGTTCCGTAACTTAGAATGTGTCATTTTGAAACTCCATACAGAAAACTTTAAAGGTGTGTTCCAGCATAAAATATTGGCCAGTTCATGACATCCTTAACATATACTTGCGTATTTATACATATAAAAATGTGCAGTCACTGACGTCCtcttacagtaggctaaatatTTGTAGTAAGCAATTCCTTCGCAGTTTGGCAAGAACATTGTGCGTGTTCAAAatattaatgaaaaaaaaactgtttcaagATCTTCGCTGACAATTGATGAACATTCTTATTCATTTTAAAAGGTAATTTCTTGGCATACCTTTATCAGTGTTGCTCTGTCATTTGAGGTAGTCACAATCCTCGTAATTCAAGCTTTAGGAGTTGTATAGCTCATTTAAAGCCCACCGCAACGCAAGATTGTTGATACTCCACTGGTGGCATCTTCAGTGATTTTACGAGAAACTGGATTAGAAAGTCTTTGTTTGGAGTCTGACTGAGTAAGGTCCCCTCCTCCGCTGCAAGTGAATTCGATGACGCGTGGTGTAATTATTGTCATTCCAACAATGTCCACAGGAGAGAGCTGTGTTTCTTGTTCTGTATTGTATGGCGAAGTGGCTTTGTAGGTACGCGTTTTCAGGATACATTTTCGAGAGTTTTGAATTTTATTGAATCTTATTTAGTTGTCATTTAATTTCGTGTTGATGAGGGAAATCTGTATAGCCTAATAGTTGCttccatgtagcctacaaatgaTCTGTTGCAGTGAGGACAGCAGCATGGTGCGCCAAGGTTTTGGAACGCAGAAGTATTAATTATTATGAAGAATTATTCAGTAGATGTTTCTATAGCATTACTTCGCCAAATATTTAGTTTACATGAATGATCGTCATACCATATACAGTATTCACTCTGCATAGGCCGTTTTCCAGTGTTTTAATGATTGACAGTCCTGTTGAAAAAATCTGTTTTACCGCAAATCTCTTAAAAAAACAGCGCAATTGATGAAGAGACCTCGATGGACAGAGAGATTTAATGTTCGAGACGAGTGCAACACTCACGGATGACCTCAGTGGAGGGGAGAGGTGATCGTTATCAAATTAAAAGGATTTCTGTGATCGTGAATGGATTTCTGAGACCATGAATGATACATATGTTCAGGGAATGTCTTTAAAAAGGATGACACTTGGTAGATCAACTCTAGTAGCCTAGGCCCATCCATAGTTCGAATTACGGGGGCCTGACCCCTCTGGCCCCCCAAAAAGTGATAAAAACAACAGTCTGGGGGGAATGCACTCTATTCAATATGTTCTTTTGTAATGTACATTGCATTTCTGTTCctcccaaactgcgttaaaatgGTGTATTTAGCAGCTAATATGTACATGCAATTTTGTCAGTAAAAATGCCTACTGTTGGCTACTCATTCTCTATTAATAATCATGCttacttgagtgtgtgttgatgcaGCATACCTTAGTTAGACTCATGGTGTTCGGTACATTTAATACACACAAGTGTATTACACTGCTGACATTTGAgttgaaaaagaaaacactgCTTTTTAATACACACATCCAACCCCCCTGATTGTCTTAGTGTAATTTGAACTCTGGGTCCATCACTAACAAAACACATCTCAGAAATAATGTGTACTTGTTTAAGAACATCAAGTTGCATAGGATAATAAATCTGTTAGAATCAGAACAATCAAACGTCCTATCAGTTTCATTTTACTTCTGACATTTCCCTCGATCACATTGCCTTTAGTCAATTGAGGAAGGGCTAAATAATCTGAGAAATTATTTCCACAAGAGACAttcagcatagcctacaatatactgtatgtggccTTATAGGGACATTCATTgctattacatttcatttattgtAACTACCAAACAATATGATAAACTCTGGAAAGTCAAAGCAGTACTTGATGAACCATGTAAGGCAATAAAAAAGTACACTGTGAAAAGCATATTTCAGTAATTACTGATCAGCACTCTTGTGTGAACATGTGGTCTTGCAGCGGTCATTACACACATTTCTGCTGCAGAACCGAGTTCCATCAACAAAGGAAGATCAAACCCAAGAGTTTCAGACCCCCTGTGGAAATGAGTACTTGAGTTGTTACATAAGCCCCCTTTGGTCACTCATATGTTGCTCTCCCCTAAAGACGCACATCAGACTGCACACGAAAGAGCTCAGTGCACAAAAGAGAGGCTGATGGTAGGACTAACTGGGCCTGATTCATCCTGACATTGCCATTTGGAGTCCAATCTGTTTGAGGATAGTCAGCTGTGTAGGCCAGGGGTGAGTGTGAAGTGGGTCCATATGACCCATGGGTCAGACCTTACCAAGAAGTTGTATATGGGAAACATATAAAATGCCTTTCACCATCTGGTGGAATATAGTGTGTTGACCTTGAGAGCGGCTTGACATTTCCCATATATTATAGCTCTTGATGCACACTCTCAGTGGACAGTCTGTATTGATCTTCTATTGTGTGGTTGTTGTGACCATTATTCCATCCCCAACGAAACCTCTCAGTTTGATTTATCAATATTAGTTAATGTATGATTTATGTGGAGACTAACTCAATTTCTTATATTTGGTTTCCACTGTTTTATGACATTTTCTTCAGGTTTGTTGTAATGCATGACTTGAAAGGGAATGGCATATATGTCTACATCAACtgtaatgtttttatttgtcattCAATTACCTAACAGTCCCCTtctcccgacacacacacacacacacacacacagccttcacgctccacaaccaccaccacaagCAAATCTctccatatttatttattttgactgTGATTTTCTGCTGCAGTAGCAGCAGACACGGACAATCTAAAACAGATGATACAAAGATGCCCTCAAATGTTTCCCGCGCTAATCATTCAGTTATTGCATTTCTATTTGAAAAGCCTTAAGGGGTATCCCCTAAAATCAGTTAAATCTGTGACAGCGGTGTGGGGAGATGAGCTATATTTTTGGCCTTTTCTAAACCAGTTTTCTCTGCCTGCCCTCTGTATTCTCCAAAGCCTGGCGCATTACAGGGCCGAGGAAGCCTCTGCTACAAATCCACAATCGCTGCTTCCTGATCTTATCTAGTTTCCCATGACAGAGCCCTAATATTGTAGACATATATATTGGGTAATTCGGCCTCTGTGTGCATACCTGAGATCGTTGTGACAGTGAGAGTGTTTGCTCAGACACCGTGGAGATATAATAATAGCAAGGTcaacataataataattatttcaaACTGATTTTGATTGCACACTGACTTATAATAGGGAGAACAATACACTATATAGACAAAAGTTTTGAGAAGCCTGCCATTGCACCCACAGGAACTTCAGTGATATCCCATTTAAGGTCCATAAAGACATTGTTGGGTGGGTTTGGTGTGGAAGAATGTGCCTTGCCCACTGAGAACAGGTTTCTATATGCCTTCAAACACCTTTGGGATGAACTACAAGAGAAATTGTTAGCCAGGCCTTCATATTAACATCAGTGCCTGACCTCAcaaatattctttagaatgaATGTGCAAAAAATTCCATAGACACTCTAAAATCCTGTGGAAATCCTTCCCAAAAGAGTGGAAGCTGCTACAGCTACAATGTAGCAGGGCAGTCCAATAGACTTTAATGGAACCCTGCACATTGGAAATTAATGCCAAAGGGGTAAATGCCAATTCTTACAACATGTTGCTTTAAGACATCCTGCTCTGGCATGGCACAAGTTCAAGTACGGTGGTTATCTGTAACTGCGCTGTACTCCTGCATGTATTCATGGATCAAAGAACTTCTCAGTTTTTAAGGCCTACTGTATTTAGAGCACAAGTGACTATCCTGTAGGTGAGGCTGATTTATATGCAAATTACAGACATGCCTTCGACACATCCAGTCGAGTGTCCTGGATTCTTCTTCACTGACTCCCTGCGGCCCACTGTGGGTGTCCTTGTGTGAGTAATTCCTGGTATTTCCTTTCTGATAGATGATCTGTGTCTTTTGGGGGCTTAGACAAGATCCCAGGCACATTCTC of Alosa sapidissima isolate fAloSap1 chromosome 1, fAloSap1.pri, whole genome shotgun sequence contains these proteins:
- the adra1d gene encoding alpha-1D adrenergic receptor, translated to MTHSKLRNASNEEIYSVEAGNTTILDHFYNNTSNSTCKNVTLENVTLDVIGVGVFLAVFILVAIIGNILVILSVLCNRHLQTVTNFFIVNLAIADLLLSIIVLPFSASLEILGCWVFGRVFCNIWAAVDVLCCTASILSLCIISIDRYIGVKHCLKYPTIMTERKAGVILIVVWVSSMVISIGPLLGWKEPPPLDESICKITEEPGYAIFSSLFSFYLPLMVILVMYFRVYIVARRTTKSLEAGVKRERNKSMEVVLRIHCRSVPEDPVTSAKGKNHPFRSSLSVRLMKFSREKKAAKTLAIVVGMFILCWLPFFFVLPVGSLFPKVKPSEMVFKVIFWLGYFNSCINPIIYPCSSKEFQRAFTRLLRCQCQRRRRVLRRFYDQRWRTAVRAPGRDPRGEYRPPGFSVSETCSSSVFSYRSKGRSFSVRGWNLFPPLQKSSFHLKEKMNNISNKIRSGQGRTATPALGRTEIDTVSMGIYDCTEQSSYQIYDLTDCYSLKETDI